A DNA window from Carnobacterium funditum DSM 5970 contains the following coding sequences:
- a CDS encoding metal-sulfur cluster assembly factor, whose amino-acid sequence MEKDSKLWKEEEAEEIKERIIAALEQVIDPELGIDIVNLGLVYHVHLYETGFCLIELTLTTMGCPLVDVITDDIINALKTVPEVTSSEVKLVWYPAWDTTKMSRYARISLGIR is encoded by the coding sequence ATGGAAAAGGATAGCAAATTATGGAAAGAGGAAGAAGCAGAAGAAATAAAAGAACGAATCATTGCTGCTTTGGAACAAGTAATAGATCCAGAACTTGGAATTGACATTGTCAATTTAGGGTTAGTCTATCACGTTCATTTATATGAAACGGGCTTTTGTCTAATTGAGTTAACCTTAACGACAATGGGTTGCCCGCTTGTTGATGTGATTACAGACGATATTATTAATGCTTTAAAAACTGTCCCAGAAGTCACTTCTTCAGAAGTAAAACTAGTTTGGTACCCTGCCTGGGATACCACTAAAATGAGTAGATATGCTCGGATTTCTTTGGGAATTCGATAA